In a single window of the Campylobacter fetus subsp. testudinum 03-427 genome:
- a CDS encoding putative copper homeostasis protein, NlpE family (Pfam match to PF04170.8 NlpE), which translates to MKNMILSIAALTIFIGCGSANQTANDRKTFETTLPCADCSEIKSILQLDSNGSFILSDTYVKDINQTFTQSGLYKTDKEFIIATSDDNETLYFKKDGLNLNRLDADKNLVEGEFKDYYTYKLQK; encoded by the coding sequence ATGAAAAATATGATTCTGTCCATAGCAGCACTTACTATTTTTATAGGTTGTGGGTCGGCAAATCAGACTGCTAATGACCGAAAAACATTTGAAACTACGCTTCCATGCGCTGATTGCAGTGAGATAAAGTCCATTTTGCAGCTAGATAGCAACGGAAGTTTTATCTTATCTGATACATATGTAAAAGATATAAATCAAACTTTTACTCAAAGTGGTTTATACAAGACCGACAAAGAGTTTATAATAGCTACTAGCGATGATAACGAGACATTATACTTTAAAAAAGACGGTTTAAATTTAAATAGACTAGACGCTGATAAAAATTTAGTAGAAGGTGAGTTTAAAGATTATTATACCTATAAACTCCAAAAATGA
- the mqnC gene encoding dehypoxanthinylfutalosine cyclase (Pfam match to PF04055.17 Radical_SAM): protein MNRIDKKEALNLIKNAELNELGKLAFDKKLKLHPDKITTFIVDRNINYTNTCWVDCKFCAFYRHVNEDEAYILNFDEIDQKIEELIAIGGTQILFQGGVHPKLKIEWYENLVEHIAKKYPKIDIHGFSAVEIDYIAKISKISTLEVLKKLQAKGLYSIPGAGAEILSDRVRDIIAPKKCSSQKWLDIHKQAHSIGMKTTATMMFGTVETDEEIVEHWDKIRSLQDETGGFRAFILWSFQSQNTKLKQEYPNIKKQSPNRYLRLLAVSRLFLDNFKNIQSSWVTQGSYIGQLALKFGANDLGSTMMEENVVKAAGASFRMSQNEMIELIKDIGEIPAKRNTNYDILERF from the coding sequence TTGAACAGAATAGATAAAAAAGAAGCTCTAAATTTGATAAAAAATGCAGAACTAAACGAACTTGGAAAATTAGCATTTGATAAAAAACTAAAGCTACATCCAGATAAAATCACAACTTTTATAGTTGATAGAAATATAAATTATACAAATACATGCTGGGTGGATTGTAAATTTTGTGCGTTTTATCGCCACGTAAATGAAGATGAAGCATATATACTTAACTTTGATGAGATAGACCAAAAGATAGAAGAACTAATCGCTATAGGTGGCACTCAGATACTATTTCAAGGTGGAGTTCATCCAAAACTAAAGATTGAGTGGTATGAAAACTTAGTAGAACACATAGCAAAAAAATATCCAAAGATAGATATACACGGATTTTCTGCAGTCGAGATAGACTATATAGCTAAAATTTCTAAAATTTCGACTTTAGAAGTATTAAAAAAACTACAAGCAAAAGGACTCTATAGCATTCCAGGAGCTGGAGCAGAGATACTAAGTGATAGAGTAAGAGATATAATAGCTCCTAAAAAATGCAGTAGCCAAAAATGGCTTGATATCCATAAACAAGCTCACTCTATCGGTATGAAAACTACTGCTACTATGATGTTTGGCACAGTTGAGACAGATGAGGAGATAGTAGAACACTGGGATAAAATCCGAAGTTTGCAAGATGAAACAGGTGGATTTAGAGCTTTTATACTTTGGAGTTTTCAGTCGCAAAACACAAAACTAAAACAAGAGTATCCAAATATAAAAAAACAATCACCGAACCGTTACTTAAGACTTCTAGCAGTTTCAAGGCTGTTTTTAGATAATTTTAAAAATATACAAAGCAGCTGGGTAACGCAAGGTAGTTATATAGGACAACTTGCACTTAAATTTGGAGCAAATGATTTAGGTAGCACGATGATGGAAGAAAACGTAGTAAAAGCCGCCGGAGCAAGTTTT